DNA from Leptospira harrisiae:
AACGAAAGAAACTGGGCTATTCGAAGCCATCCAACAATTCTGTCAGGACAAATCTCTTGATAGAGAACTCGTACTCGGTGTCATCCGAGACTCACTTCTCGCCGCCTATCGCAAAAAAGTCGGATTGGAAGCGGAAACAGATGACCGTTGCCAAGTAGACTTCGGGTCCGATAACAAAAACGAAATCATCATCTCTGTCCTTCGTGACGTGGTAGAAGATAAAACAACAAACCCTCTGGAGATTTCTCTGGAAGAGGCAACCAAATTGGAACCTACTGCACAAGTAGGAACCCAAATGCGTGTGTTTGAAAAACCACAAGACCTTTCTAGGGTACTTTCCAGCCAAGCCAAACAAATGGTGTTCCAGCGTCTTCGTGACATGGAAAAGGAATTACTCTACCAAGAGTATAAATCCAAAGAAGGGGAACTCACTCACGGGTACTTCCAACGTTGGAAAAAAGACATCATGTCCATCGACCTCGGCAAGGTAGAAGGGATCATGTTGAAAAAAGACCAAAACCCGGGTGAAAAATACCGCCAAGGGGATCGTCTGAAAGCCATCATTTCAAGGGTAGAACTCAGACCCCGTGAACCAATGCCTGTCATCACACTCTCCCGTGCTTCGGGTGACTTTGTGAAAAAACTCTTCGAGATGGAAATTCCTGAAGTGTATGATGGCATCGTGGAAATTCGTGATGTAGCCCGTATCCCGT
Protein-coding regions in this window:
- the nusA gene encoding transcription termination factor NusA, which encodes MATKQATKETGLFEAIQQFCQDKSLDRELVLGVIRDSLLAAYRKKVGLEAETDDRCQVDFGSDNKNEIIISVLRDVVEDKTTNPLEISLEEATKLEPTAQVGTQMRVFEKPQDLSRVLSSQAKQMVFQRLRDMEKELLYQEYKSKEGELTHGYFQRWKKDIMSIDLGKVEGIMLKKDQNPGEKYRQGDRLKAIISRVELRPREPMPVITLSRASGDFVKKLFEMEIPEVYDGIVEIRDVARIPSYRTKVVVTTSKSDVDPVGACVGMKGVRIQAIVRELGNERIDIVLHSDEPSVFIANAISPAKPVEVHVDRKRGDALVIVPDESLSLAIGINGSNVKLVSQLSGFKIDIKTVSQYNQELASPEAREKLDRLFNAQQEAMEESDDQYNEGQDEEEEDSGFTPLSEVPGLTPRIVGLLEAGGIKNVETLLEFSQEELSKISGIGKTTAEQILRLLRESIEWVEEG